Proteins from one Deinococcus sp. AB2017081 genomic window:
- a CDS encoding SDR family NAD(P)-dependent oxidoreductase codes for MTAPAAGPRVIVLTGASSGIGLATARELAARGHRLVLAARRTEQIAALARELDPTGVRVLAVPTDVTDDASRRALVAAATGHFGHIDVLVNNAGVTVEHGWWWDDADPLRVLRVNLEAPVELVRLVLPAMRARGSGHIVNIASVAGIVATNGLYSASKFGLRGFSLGLRRELLGTGVQVSIVSPGFVKSEMTASARLPMPGPEVVARAVADVLSRPQREVVVPAAYRALAWLDRHLPALSDTLVSRVVIRRRYGHDKKI; via the coding sequence ATGACCGCTCCTGCCGCCGGCCCCCGTGTGATCGTCCTGACCGGCGCGTCCAGCGGCATCGGCCTGGCCACGGCGCGGGAACTCGCGGCGCGGGGGCACCGGCTGGTGCTCGCGGCCCGCCGCACGGAGCAGATCGCGGCGCTGGCCCGTGAACTCGATCCCACGGGTGTCCGGGTGCTGGCCGTGCCCACCGATGTCACCGACGACGCCTCGCGCCGGGCGCTGGTTGCGGCGGCCACCGGGCATTTCGGGCATATCGACGTGCTGGTCAACAACGCGGGCGTCACCGTCGAGCACGGGTGGTGGTGGGACGACGCCGACCCGCTGCGGGTGCTGCGCGTGAACCTGGAGGCCCCGGTGGAACTCGTGCGGCTCGTGCTGCCGGCCATGCGGGCGCGGGGCAGCGGGCACATCGTGAACATCGCGTCCGTGGCGGGCATCGTCGCCACGAACGGTCTGTACTCCGCGAGCAAGTTCGGGCTGCGCGGCTTCTCGCTGGGGCTGCGGCGCGAGCTGCTGGGCACCGGCGTGCAGGTCAGCATCGTGTCGCCGGGGTTCGTGAAAAGCGAGATGACCGCCAGCGCCCGGCTGCCCATGCCCGGGCCGGAGGTCGTGGCCCGCGCCGTCGCGGACGTGCTCTCTCGCCCCCAGCGCGAGGTGGTTGTGCCAGCAGCCTACCGGGCCCTCGCGTGGCTCGACCGTCACCTGCCGGCGCTGTCCGACACGCTGGTGAGCCGCGTCGTGATCCGGCGGCGCTACGGGCATGACAAGAAGATCTGA
- a CDS encoding HAD family hydrolase, translating into MTRLLRRVLAPPRLNADPRTHVLLLDVDGVLVTPPEWFGVRLRRESPTLTRQFFETAFHSASTGQSDLKEHLPDFIAALGRDQTPDEFLHEWLDSENHPNRALLTAVRELRAQGWHSYLATNQEAHRTKHLLEVVGLGDVVDGHFASCMVGHRKPSPEYYAEVTRRMGDDAAHLVFWDDNRDNVQAAREAGWQAFRYTSVRHFRRVMAVG; encoded by the coding sequence GTGACCCGTCTCCTGCGCCGCGTTCTCGCCCCACCCCGCCTGAACGCCGATCCACGAACCCACGTGCTGCTGCTCGATGTGGACGGCGTGCTGGTGACCCCGCCCGAGTGGTTCGGCGTGCGGCTGCGGCGCGAGAGTCCCACACTGACCCGCCAGTTCTTCGAGACGGCCTTCCATTCGGCCAGCACCGGCCAGAGCGACCTGAAGGAGCACCTCCCGGACTTCATCGCCGCGCTGGGCCGCGACCAGACGCCGGACGAGTTCCTGCACGAGTGGCTGGACTCCGAGAACCACCCCAACCGTGCCCTGCTGACCGCCGTGCGCGAGTTACGCGCCCAGGGCTGGCACAGTTACCTGGCGACCAATCAGGAGGCCCACCGCACGAAGCACCTGCTGGAGGTCGTGGGCCTGGGCGACGTGGTGGACGGGCACTTCGCCTCCTGCATGGTGGGCCACCGCAAGCCCAGTCCCGAGTACTACGCCGAGGTCACCCGGCGCATGGGAGACGACGCCGCGCACCTCGTCTTCTGGGACGACAACCGGGACAACGTACAGGCGGCGCGGGAGGCAGGCTGGCAGGCGTTCCGCTACACCAGCGTCCGGCACTTCCGGCGGGTCATGGCTGTGGGCTGA
- a CDS encoding roadblock/LC7 domain-containing protein, which translates to MTNAVYIMIVRALERLVSERAAESMLRTALRDLKLAPDTVSGADMQRVLSGPLLARLSTVLPHARARQELISLSRQLEATDVKAPTLFTQPGPSASWEDHTQTDVTATGWSQMGLDVDDFEFEDPDSALSSGGQSYDLDTPLGQEELMQNLGRLSGVQGVMVCRANGEVLRVRAIRDPAGVGAVVAASVLLFQQRTLRLMSAELGGKTVCVRPLGAYCVAVIVNSQSNVGRLLVELQQLKAAA; encoded by the coding sequence ATGACGAACGCCGTTTACATCATGATTGTGCGTGCCCTTGAACGCCTCGTGTCGGAGCGGGCGGCCGAGAGCATGCTCCGGACGGCGCTGCGTGACCTGAAGCTTGCGCCCGACACCGTGTCCGGGGCCGACATGCAGCGCGTGCTGTCGGGACCGCTGCTGGCGCGGCTGTCGACCGTCTTGCCGCACGCCCGGGCCCGGCAGGAACTGATCAGCCTGTCGCGGCAGCTGGAGGCCACCGACGTCAAGGCCCCGACGCTGTTCACGCAGCCGGGGCCCTCCGCATCGTGGGAGGATCACACGCAGACTGACGTCACGGCGACCGGCTGGAGCCAGATGGGCCTGGACGTGGACGACTTCGAGTTCGAGGATCCGGATTCCGCCCTGAGTTCCGGGGGGCAGTCCTACGATCTGGATACGCCGCTGGGACAGGAGGAGCTGATGCAGAACCTGGGTCGCCTGAGCGGCGTGCAGGGCGTGATGGTGTGCCGCGCGAACGGGGAGGTGCTGCGGGTGAGGGCCATCCGGGATCCGGCAGGCGTGGGCGCGGTCGTGGCGGCCAGTGTGCTGCTGTTCCAGCAGCGGACGCTGCGCCTGATGTCGGCCGAGCTTGGAGGCAAGACCGTGTGCGTGCGTCCACTGGGCGCGTACTGCGTGGCGGTCATCGTGAATTCTCAATCGAACGTGGGGCGGTTACTTGTGGAACTCCAGCAGTTGAAGGCGGCAGCATGA
- a CDS encoding DinB family protein encodes MNDDLRTLYPWVKFSRERLFAWAEALPGGVYTQERPDFAYGSLRNVQAHIADCYAVWVGVRGLGEHHDWVDTTAVHDVAAMRRVYAEVDDMMERAFGAFTTPDEVFGLAVRDEVLPVTQRWLVMHPITHEFHHKGQMLTMGRILGHPYPPGPDTDLGVPGDVSPQP; translated from the coding sequence ATGAACGATGACCTGCGGACGCTGTACCCATGGGTGAAGTTCTCGCGTGAGCGGCTGTTCGCGTGGGCCGAGGCGCTGCCGGGGGGCGTGTACACGCAGGAGCGCCCGGACTTCGCGTACGGCAGCCTGCGGAACGTGCAGGCGCACATCGCGGACTGCTACGCGGTGTGGGTGGGGGTGCGCGGCCTGGGCGAGCACCACGACTGGGTCGACACCACGGCCGTACACGACGTGGCGGCCATGCGCCGCGTGTATGCCGAGGTAGACGACATGATGGAGCGGGCCTTCGGGGCCTTCACCACGCCCGACGAGGTGTTCGGTCTCGCCGTCCGGGATGAGGTCTTACCGGTCACGCAGCGCTGGCTGGTCATGCATCCTATCACGCACGAGTTCCACCACAAGGGCCAGATGCTGACGATGGGCCGCATTCTGGGGCACCCGTACCCGCCGGGGCCAGACACCGATCTGGGCGTGCCGGGGGACGTCAGCCCACAGCCATGA
- a CDS encoding App1 family protein — protein sequence MNPARTAFRALLPVLERGVSALDRSASAFLQPRRARGKLLLQPYVGWGTPGRVEVSGRVLLPRTMRPPQTGDPRLRNVRNALRRLFSREVGGIGVTGTLDGVPARAVSDSDGYFTLVFTLPEPLGAGWHEAALSLDGREGTTTARVQVVSQARFGIISDLDDTVIQSDVTSVPRMLLTVLTGNARTRSPFPGVSALYRALTHSEHERNPIFYVSSSPWNFFDLLLSFLSYRHIPLGPLFLRNWGVDLLAGHGGYKHEVIERLLTRFPDLPFVLIGDSGEKDPEIYAEVVRRHPQRILGVYIRDVTEAHRDTGVMTLRDEVRHTGIDLVLAADSLNAAGHAMSLGLITPDGYRGVLESVTRSA from the coding sequence GTGAACCCCGCCAGAACCGCGTTCCGTGCCCTGCTGCCCGTGCTCGAACGGGGCGTGAGTGCCCTCGACCGGTCGGCCAGCGCGTTTCTGCAGCCCCGCCGGGCACGCGGCAAACTGCTGCTGCAGCCCTATGTCGGCTGGGGGACACCCGGCCGCGTGGAGGTCTCCGGGCGGGTGCTGCTTCCGCGCACCATGCGCCCCCCGCAGACCGGCGATCCCCGGTTGCGCAATGTCCGGAACGCCCTGCGCCGCCTGTTCTCCCGCGAGGTCGGCGGCATCGGCGTGACCGGCACCCTGGACGGCGTGCCGGCCCGCGCCGTCAGCGATTCCGACGGCTACTTCACGCTGGTCTTCACGCTGCCCGAGCCACTCGGGGCCGGCTGGCACGAGGCCGCCCTGTCCCTGGATGGCCGCGAGGGCACCACCACCGCCCGCGTCCAGGTCGTCTCGCAGGCCCGCTTCGGGATCATCAGCGACCTCGACGACACCGTGATCCAGTCGGACGTGACCAGCGTGCCGCGCATGCTGCTGACCGTCCTGACCGGCAACGCCCGCACCCGCTCGCCCTTTCCCGGCGTCAGCGCCCTGTACCGTGCCCTGACGCACAGCGAGCACGAGCGCAACCCGATCTTCTACGTGTCCAGCAGTCCGTGGAATTTCTTCGACCTGCTGCTCAGTTTCCTGAGCTACCGCCACATCCCGCTGGGGCCGCTGTTCCTGCGCAACTGGGGCGTGGATCTGCTGGCCGGCCACGGCGGCTACAAGCACGAGGTGATCGAGCGCCTGCTGACCCGCTTCCCTGACCTGCCCTTCGTCCTGATCGGGGACAGCGGCGAGAAGGATCCGGAGATCTACGCCGAGGTCGTCCGCCGCCACCCGCAGCGCATCCTGGGCGTGTACATCCGCGACGTGACCGAGGCCCACCGCGACACGGGCGTCATGACCCTGCGCGACGAGGTGCGCCACACCGGGATCGATCTGGTGCTGGCGGCCGACAGCCTGAACGCCGCCGGCCATGCCATGAGCCTGGGCCTGATCACCCCCGACGGCTACCGGGGCGTGCTGGAGAGCGTGACGCGCAGCGCGTAG
- a CDS encoding PadR family transcriptional regulator gives MDVNLFKGNLDLILLSVLEREGGYGQDIAKRVRALTDGRITLNAGSLYPALHRLERAGHLSAAETVPARGGPPVRTYTLTDAGRAELARKRDTYHAFDRALRSLW, from the coding sequence GTGGACGTGAACCTCTTCAAGGGCAACCTCGACCTGATCCTGCTGAGCGTGCTGGAGCGCGAGGGGGGCTACGGCCAGGACATCGCCAAGCGTGTCCGTGCCCTCACGGACGGCCGCATCACCCTGAACGCCGGGAGCCTGTACCCCGCGCTGCACCGCCTGGAACGGGCCGGTCATCTGAGCGCCGCCGAGACGGTGCCGGCACGCGGCGGCCCCCCGGTGCGGACGTACACCCTGACCGACGCCGGACGCGCCGAACTGGCCCGCAAGCGCGACACGTACCACGCCTTCGACCGTGCCCTGCGGAGCCTGTGGTGA
- the lepB gene encoding signal peptidase I: protein MTARLARLWREWLAPPVVALLFTQFAATAVRVDGTSMRPGLQHGELLVIPRLEGWAHTLGVGTYHRGDIVVFKPPRDAPGEWTHRYRGLTLPWAYRPYLVKRIVGVPGDTVQVDRGTVTVNGQALDESQTTVYWGGGCQDTASDLANTPPVTVPAGTYFVMGDNRSPGGSLDSRVFGPVSTADIAGRAVASVWPLVAPATAASGCDRPDRSQAQGAAHWNPRLFGP, encoded by the coding sequence ATGACTGCCCGGCTGGCCCGCCTGTGGCGTGAGTGGCTGGCTCCCCCGGTCGTCGCGCTGCTGTTCACCCAGTTCGCCGCGACCGCCGTGCGCGTGGACGGCACGAGTATGCGGCCCGGTCTCCAGCACGGCGAGCTGCTGGTCATCCCCAGACTGGAGGGCTGGGCACACACGCTGGGCGTGGGCACGTACCACCGGGGCGACATCGTGGTGTTCAAACCGCCCCGTGACGCGCCGGGCGAGTGGACGCACCGCTACCGGGGGCTGACCCTCCCCTGGGCCTACCGGCCGTATCTGGTCAAGCGCATTGTTGGCGTGCCCGGCGACACCGTGCAGGTCGATCGCGGCACCGTGACGGTGAACGGACAGGCGCTGGACGAATCCCAGACGACCGTGTACTGGGGCGGGGGCTGCCAGGACACGGCGAGCGACCTGGCCAACACGCCACCGGTCACGGTGCCCGCCGGCACCTACTTCGTCATGGGCGACAACCGCAGTCCCGGCGGCAGTCTCGACAGCCGCGTCTTCGGCCCGGTCAGCACCGCCGACATCGCCGGCCGCGCCGTGGCGAGCGTGTGGCCGCTGGTCGCCCCGGCCACCGCAGCGTCGGGCTGTGACCGTCCAGATCGTTCGCAGGCACAGGGCGCGGCCCACTGGAATCCCCGGCTGTTCGGGCCGTGA
- a CDS encoding S8 family serine peptidase, whose amino-acid sequence MPRRFGRRLRLGLLLGVALLPASQAIKLVPIPALPPGVTTPALPEIPPVTPAAPAIKPLPTTVPAQSIPTDPLYPRQWNLPVIHAAQAWALAPGGPVTVAVLDTGYVNSPELSGRVVNGHDFVSDPARSGDGDGRDPDATGVGEYAYHAEVVANIIAAGRDGRGMVGINPQAKVVQIRVAGTDGLVDPTDLVDAMKWAVGMSIPGVPANPNPARLLNLSLYADFIPLTRCDPRIQAAIDVITTKGAVVIAGAANDGADSAGYSPAGCRNVLTVTSVTEAGTRPAYANWGRAVALAAPGGEQGHGIVSSSVTGGGGERTPNGTSFAAPHATGVASLLLSVRPRLSPALLRSYLTRSAIPFPGGRCDPEPAHTCGRGTLNAEAAVKLAVASSAGK is encoded by the coding sequence GTGCCGCGCAGGTTCGGACGCCGCCTGCGGCTGGGCCTCCTGCTCGGCGTGGCCCTGCTGCCCGCCTCGCAGGCCATCAAGCTCGTGCCCATTCCCGCACTGCCGCCGGGCGTGACAACGCCAGCGTTGCCGGAAATTCCACCGGTCACGCCCGCCGCGCCGGCCATCAAGCCGCTGCCGACCACCGTCCCCGCCCAGTCCATCCCCACTGATCCCCTGTATCCCCGGCAGTGGAACCTGCCCGTGATCCACGCGGCGCAGGCGTGGGCCCTCGCTCCCGGCGGGCCGGTCACGGTGGCGGTGCTGGACACCGGCTACGTGAACTCGCCGGAACTGTCCGGGCGCGTGGTGAACGGCCATGACTTCGTGAGCGACCCCGCCCGCTCCGGCGACGGCGACGGCCGCGACCCGGACGCCACGGGCGTCGGAGAGTACGCCTACCACGCCGAGGTCGTGGCCAACATCATCGCCGCCGGGCGCGACGGGCGGGGCATGGTCGGCATCAATCCGCAGGCGAAGGTGGTGCAGATCCGCGTGGCCGGCACCGACGGGCTGGTCGATCCCACGGATCTCGTGGACGCGATGAAGTGGGCGGTCGGTATGAGCATTCCCGGCGTGCCGGCCAATCCGAACCCGGCGCGGCTGCTGAACCTCAGCCTGTACGCAGATTTCATTCCCCTGACCCGCTGTGACCCGCGTATCCAGGCCGCCATCGACGTGATCACGACCAAGGGGGCCGTGGTGATCGCCGGGGCGGCGAACGACGGCGCAGATTCGGCCGGCTACTCACCCGCCGGGTGCCGCAATGTCCTGACCGTCACCAGCGTGACCGAGGCCGGGACGCGCCCCGCGTATGCCAACTGGGGCCGGGCGGTGGCCCTGGCCGCGCCCGGCGGCGAGCAGGGCCACGGCATCGTCTCCAGCAGCGTCACGGGGGGCGGCGGGGAGCGTACACCCAACGGCACGAGTTTCGCCGCGCCGCACGCCACCGGGGTCGCCAGCCTGCTCCTGAGCGTGCGCCCCCGCCTGAGCCCGGCCCTGCTGCGCTCGTATCTGACGCGCAGCGCCATCCCCTTTCCCGGTGGGCGCTGCGACCCGGAGCCGGCCCACACCTGCGGGCGCGGCACCCTGAACGCCGAGGCGGCTGTGAAGCTCGCTGTGGCCTCCAGCGCCGGCAAGTGA
- the rnr gene encoding ribonuclease R produces the protein MPKKKQDTVPEAKPRTTSKKTTKPITPTSAASSEAAEPAAPTPARATGRASAKAAPSTAKTPARKKTAAPAADTTETSTPTPEAVTPTRPRTPRAAKAATPTVPAPAPARPSRKKTAAPVASVEAVPVEPAPVEPVPAETLPEAEPAPRTATVTPEPTPRKGRSRKTPPAPEPAEAALVADVPVTPEVTPVSAADSSPRRGRGKRPAQPAAEHSVREHPAPEQTVTAQPVTGPSAPDAADLAATEPAEAPVTPVRRGRKARTTMPAPAEATPVEAAAPDAEQVTPPPADEPLILEVPKRRGRGKRALTDAPLTEVLGGVEAVPTAAPTGAAQGVAHAHVRPLVDMPGDDGEESAPPVPAKRKGRPERPAAPETVATPDTDPAQELVLAQLRKLGRPLHVKDLERTFTRQMLDRIGDWRDLERMLDELTEDGQVIRTRKKTYGLPEAMSLVRGKFQASAAGFGFVVPDSGGDDFYIPAEQTLEAWNGDVVLVRMEGRGDTGNRGGPRRGQRGDGSPRASVVRIVQRAYSQLVGTLEFHHGHPILKPDDHRARHRILVLPDGLEGLEAGARVVTELYWPENTGEDEVFGQVVRVLGAEDDPVTETEAVIVKFGLRGAFPPEVEAQAGAIAAAIPEEALKGRLDLRGFNIFTVDGRDAKDFDDAIHIQPTPEGTFVVGVHIADVSHYVTEGSPLDEEAYARATSVYLPGRVLPMLPEHLSNGVCSLVPYEDRLTMTALVELSAEGEILKVQIAPSVINSKARLTYDEVQAYSEATATLPDAARMLEGDLHLLLKITTKLRQKRLREGSLDFKMREVKVDVGPDGRMELIPIREETARGMIEDLMLLANKVVARYLLERSVPALFRIHEEPTLQRFQDVTNAIGRLGFSFPGGQPTPQAYQAVLKQVRGTPRESVVNTLLLRSMQQAKYAGENLGHFGLAFEEYLHFTSPIRRYPDLLVHRVLRGVLSGELRAGTRAVADLQARLPGMGDHTSARERTAAEAERDLTKYYQAKWAQEHLGESFPGTVSGVTASGLYVALDNGVEGKLHISHLDDDYYVYLEDSQILRGRSRGRTYRLGDSVNVTIQAVKPLARQTDLTLADPTDPAYRPGTMPEENSMDSPVKVRARRREDREQEKQKRLETVPVSEPRKFTLDDPEPARGALAPARTGGRERGSGRPTRGAQTQPQSGSPGGRQRTFGGVPMEGGGRQGGSGGGRGTRRVVTLERPRNEHLRPVNITVQRMYFGDWTLDNMPPEDPQGGGGRTGGGRPGGTMERGRGYTRGGNDRGAHERGAGSRGGGSGRSGGQAQPAAPRAQASSAPAPAQATSGDEGGKRRRRRRGRRSGSGGGES, from the coding sequence ATGCCTAAGAAAAAACAGGACACGGTGCCGGAGGCGAAGCCCCGCACGACGTCCAAGAAGACCACCAAGCCCATCACTCCCACATCCGCAGCGTCCTCCGAGGCGGCGGAGCCTGCGGCTCCCACGCCGGCCAGGGCGACCGGCCGGGCCTCCGCGAAGGCCGCCCCCAGCACCGCGAAGACGCCGGCCCGCAAAAAGACCGCTGCCCCGGCTGCGGACACCACGGAGACCAGCACCCCTACTCCGGAGGCCGTGACCCCCACCCGCCCGCGCACGCCCAGGGCTGCGAAGGCGGCCACGCCGACTGTTCCAGCCCCGGCACCCGCCCGCCCGAGCCGCAAGAAGACTGCGGCGCCGGTGGCCAGTGTCGAGGCCGTCCCGGTTGAGCCAGCACCTGTTGAGCCCGTGCCGGCCGAGACGCTGCCGGAAGCCGAGCCAGCCCCCCGGACCGCGACCGTCACGCCGGAGCCGACCCCCCGCAAGGGCCGCTCCCGGAAGACGCCCCCGGCTCCCGAACCCGCCGAAGCGGCCCTGGTGGCCGACGTCCCCGTGACGCCGGAAGTGACCCCGGTAAGCGCGGCCGATTCCTCTCCCCGCCGGGGCCGGGGCAAACGCCCGGCACAGCCGGCGGCTGAACACTCAGTTCGTGAGCATCCAGCGCCTGAGCAGACGGTCACGGCACAGCCAGTGACCGGGCCGTCGGCTCCGGACGCCGCCGATCTGGCTGCCACCGAACCGGCCGAAGCCCCGGTGACGCCCGTGCGGCGGGGCCGCAAGGCCAGGACGACCATGCCAGCCCCGGCAGAGGCGACGCCTGTCGAGGCTGCGGCGCCGGACGCCGAACAGGTCACCCCCCCACCGGCGGACGAACCGCTGATTCTGGAGGTTCCCAAGCGCCGGGGACGCGGCAAGCGCGCCCTGACCGACGCGCCGCTGACCGAGGTGCTGGGCGGGGTCGAGGCCGTGCCGACGGCTGCCCCCACCGGCGCGGCTCAGGGCGTGGCGCACGCGCATGTCCGGCCGCTGGTGGACATGCCCGGCGACGACGGCGAGGAGTCCGCGCCGCCTGTCCCTGCGAAACGCAAGGGCCGCCCGGAACGCCCGGCGGCCCCCGAGACGGTCGCCACGCCCGACACCGATCCTGCCCAGGAACTCGTCCTGGCGCAGTTGCGCAAGCTGGGCCGGCCGCTGCACGTCAAGGATCTGGAGCGCACCTTCACGCGGCAGATGCTCGACCGGATCGGGGACTGGCGCGATCTGGAACGCATGCTGGACGAGCTGACCGAGGACGGTCAGGTCATCCGTACCCGCAAGAAGACCTACGGCCTGCCCGAGGCGATGAGCCTGGTGCGCGGGAAGTTCCAGGCATCGGCAGCGGGCTTCGGCTTCGTGGTGCCCGACAGCGGCGGCGACGACTTCTACATCCCGGCCGAGCAGACCCTGGAAGCGTGGAACGGCGACGTGGTGCTGGTGCGCATGGAGGGGCGCGGCGACACCGGCAACCGGGGCGGCCCGCGCCGGGGCCAGCGCGGTGATGGCAGCCCCCGCGCCAGTGTGGTCAGGATCGTGCAGCGGGCGTACTCGCAGCTGGTCGGCACGCTGGAATTCCACCACGGGCACCCGATCCTGAAACCCGACGACCACCGCGCCCGGCACCGGATTCTGGTGCTGCCCGACGGCCTGGAGGGGCTGGAGGCCGGTGCCCGCGTGGTCACCGAGCTGTACTGGCCCGAGAACACCGGCGAGGACGAGGTCTTCGGGCAGGTCGTGCGCGTGCTGGGGGCCGAGGACGATCCCGTCACCGAGACCGAGGCCGTGATCGTGAAGTTCGGCCTGCGCGGCGCGTTCCCGCCCGAGGTCGAGGCCCAGGCGGGCGCCATCGCCGCCGCGATTCCCGAGGAGGCCCTGAAGGGCCGCCTGGATCTGCGTGGCTTCAACATCTTCACCGTGGACGGCCGCGACGCCAAGGACTTTGACGACGCGATCCACATCCAGCCCACGCCGGAAGGCACCTTCGTGGTGGGCGTGCACATCGCAGATGTCAGCCACTACGTGACCGAGGGCTCCCCGCTGGACGAGGAGGCCTACGCCCGCGCGACCAGCGTGTACCTGCCGGGCCGCGTGCTGCCCATGCTGCCCGAGCACCTGAGCAACGGCGTGTGCAGTCTGGTTCCGTATGAAGACCGCCTGACCATGACCGCCCTGGTGGAGCTGTCGGCCGAGGGCGAGATCCTGAAGGTGCAGATCGCGCCCAGCGTGATCAATTCCAAGGCCCGGCTGACCTACGACGAGGTGCAGGCCTACTCCGAGGCGACCGCCACCCTGCCGGACGCGGCCCGCATGCTCGAAGGCGACCTGCACCTGCTGCTGAAGATCACGACCAAGCTGCGCCAGAAGCGCCTGCGCGAGGGCTCGCTGGACTTCAAGATGCGCGAGGTCAAGGTCGACGTCGGCCCGGACGGCCGGATGGAACTCATCCCGATCCGCGAGGAGACGGCGCGCGGCATGATCGAGGATCTGATGCTGCTGGCCAACAAGGTCGTCGCGCGCTACCTGCTGGAGCGCTCGGTGCCGGCCCTGTTCCGCATCCACGAGGAACCCACGCTGCAACGCTTCCAGGACGTCACGAACGCGATCGGGCGGCTGGGCTTCTCGTTCCCCGGCGGGCAACCCACCCCGCAGGCGTACCAGGCGGTGCTCAAGCAGGTTCGTGGCACCCCGCGCGAGAGCGTCGTGAACACGCTGCTGCTGCGCTCCATGCAGCAGGCGAAGTACGCGGGCGAGAACCTGGGCCACTTCGGACTGGCCTTCGAGGAGTACCTGCACTTCACCTCGCCCATCCGCCGCTACCCCGACCTGCTGGTGCACCGCGTGCTGCGCGGGGTGCTCAGTGGGGAACTGCGGGCCGGCACCCGCGCCGTGGCCGACCTCCAGGCGCGGCTGCCCGGCATGGGCGACCACACCAGCGCCCGCGAGCGCACCGCCGCCGAGGCCGAGCGTGACCTGACCAAGTACTACCAGGCCAAGTGGGCCCAGGAGCACCTGGGCGAGTCCTTCCCCGGCACCGTGAGCGGCGTCACCGCCAGCGGCCTGTATGTGGCGCTCGACAACGGCGTGGAAGGCAAGCTGCACATCTCGCATCTGGACGACGACTACTACGTGTACCTGGAGGACTCGCAGATCCTGCGGGGCCGCAGCCGGGGCCGCACCTACCGACTGGGCGACAGCGTGAACGTCACCATCCAGGCCGTCAAACCCCTGGCCCGTCAGACCGACCTCACGCTGGCCGATCCGACGGATCCCGCCTACAGGCCCGGCACCATGCCGGAGGAGAACAGTATGGATTCACCCGTGAAAGTCCGCGCCCGCCGCCGCGAGGATCGCGAACAGGAAAAGCAGAAACGCCTGGAGACCGTGCCGGTCAGCGAGCCCCGCAAGTTCACGCTGGACGATCCGGAGCCGGCCCGTGGCGCCCTGGCCCCGGCCCGGACGGGTGGCCGGGAACGCGGCAGTGGCCGCCCCACACGCGGCGCTCAGACACAGCCGCAGTCCGGTTCACCGGGGGGCCGCCAGCGCACCTTTGGCGGCGTGCCCATGGAGGGCGGTGGCCGGCAGGGCGGTTCCGGCGGCGGACGCGGCACCCGGCGCGTGGTCACGCTGGAGCGCCCCCGCAACGAGCACCTGCGCCCCGTGAACATCACCGTTCAGCGCATGTACTTCGGGGACTGGACGCTGGACAACATGCCGCCTGAAGACCCCCAGGGGGGCGGCGGGCGGACGGGCGGCGGACGGCCCGGCGGCACTATGGAACGCGGACGCGGCTACACCCGTGGCGGGAACGACCGGGGTGCCCATGAGCGTGGGGCCGGCAGCCGGGGCGGAGGCTCTGGCCGTTCCGGCGGGCAGGCACAGCCCGCCGCCCCGCGTGCCCAGGCGAGCAGCGCCCCGGCTCCGGCCCAGGCCACGTCCGGCGACGAGGGCGGCAAGCGTCGTCGTCGCCGCCGGGGCCGCCGCAGTGGGAGTGGCGGCGGCGAGAGCTGA